A window of Elusimicrobiota bacterium contains these coding sequences:
- a CDS encoding HNH endonuclease, whose amino-acid sequence MNKWGIPAALEQEVIARDRHCVYCGVEFKESSRTGDRKQNPTWEHFDNDNWDDQSIMPINVARCCTACNASKGAKPLLEWLASPYCKKKNISQASVAEVVKRFLRTAAR is encoded by the coding sequence ATGAACAAATGGGGAATTCCTGCGGCTCTCGAACAGGAAGTGATTGCTAGAGATCGGCATTGCGTGTATTGCGGCGTGGAGTTCAAAGAGTCTTCTCGAACTGGCGACCGAAAACAAAACCCGACGTGGGAACACTTCGACAATGACAACTGGGACGACCAGTCGATCATGCCAATCAACGTCGCGCGATGCTGCACAGCCTGCAATGCAAGCAAGGGGGCAAAGCCGCTCCTGGAATGGCTTGCCTCGCCGTACTGCAAGAAGAAAAACATTAGCCAGGCGAGCGTTGCCGAGGTCGTAAAGCGCTTCCTACGAACGGCGGCACGCTAA
- a CDS encoding DUF262 domain-containing HNH endonuclease family protein, which produces MKAEEVSFIFLGNEGIVEVPFFQRGYVWNEDNWGDLLEDLLNRSKNHFLGSLILKQHDPVSGSPKCVSVIDGQQRLTTLSILVKALYDHFSPALKQTGESSLRSVLFYKLSPTAKEFHVKIRHSHVDAGPYEKVIRAGLDGNPQLVIDHGAESQSRILQCYSYFHHRIQEAQDAEREALFNRILDSENKMLVAIDLKNQDNEQAIFDTINSAGVRLSCADTIKNALFQRAVETMGRSRAIELYKTTWEKAFLLDPEALEYWETERQTGRLKRDNIEILLHSIAVIKGFYNPETDTLSDLSDRYKSQIRQVADETQLRALVDEIVRYAEIYRTKIPVTDKSELFNFAEGTRRLLFILDALEISTFHPFILYSFKKYEHDNSTLAKLLLNLEKLVIRRMVVRAETKSYNKLCRELIQSPDSIGKKAAEITNIQLSSGLRGISNKFASLLLFWIELRRRHLDSKRDIKDLKYVYTLEHVMPQKWEEHWSDIPDKKDAKGTKLSSEDAKKDRAEKVYWIGNMTLLTSALNSSLRNYRFEKKVTGEGRKKGMKDYAELDITRDDIIAPFDGGDKTWDEQKIISRTAKLEGEFKTIWGV; this is translated from the coding sequence ATGAAGGCAGAAGAGGTTTCGTTCATATTCTTGGGCAACGAAGGCATCGTCGAGGTTCCGTTCTTTCAGCGGGGCTATGTTTGGAATGAGGACAATTGGGGGGATCTCCTAGAGGATTTGCTGAACAGGTCCAAGAACCATTTCCTTGGGTCTCTCATATTGAAACAACATGATCCCGTATCTGGAAGCCCTAAGTGCGTCTCGGTCATCGACGGTCAGCAACGCCTCACTACGCTGAGCATCCTTGTGAAAGCTCTCTATGATCACTTTTCACCAGCCCTGAAGCAGACGGGGGAGTCTTCTCTGAGAAGTGTCCTTTTCTACAAGTTATCGCCCACCGCCAAGGAATTTCACGTCAAGATCCGGCACTCGCACGTCGATGCGGGTCCGTATGAGAAGGTGATCCGGGCTGGCCTCGACGGAAACCCGCAGCTTGTGATTGACCATGGGGCTGAGTCTCAGAGCAGGATACTGCAATGCTACTCTTACTTTCATCACAGGATTCAGGAAGCTCAGGATGCTGAAAGGGAAGCCCTCTTTAATCGCATCCTCGATAGTGAGAACAAGATGCTCGTTGCGATCGATCTCAAGAACCAGGATAACGAACAAGCGATTTTTGACACTATCAACAGCGCTGGTGTCAGGCTTAGCTGTGCCGATACCATCAAGAATGCGCTCTTCCAGAGAGCCGTTGAAACCATGGGCCGGAGTCGTGCCATCGAGCTATACAAGACGACATGGGAGAAGGCTTTCCTTTTGGACCCCGAGGCATTGGAGTACTGGGAGACTGAGAGACAAACTGGCCGGCTCAAGCGAGACAACATCGAGATCCTCCTCCACAGCATCGCGGTAATTAAAGGATTCTACAACCCGGAAACTGACACCTTGTCTGACCTGTCCGATAGATATAAATCGCAGATTAGGCAGGTCGCGGATGAAACACAACTGCGCGCGCTCGTGGACGAGATCGTAAGATATGCGGAAATCTATCGGACCAAGATTCCCGTGACAGACAAGAGCGAGCTCTTTAATTTCGCAGAAGGAACCAGAAGGCTCCTGTTTATCCTCGATGCGCTTGAGATATCAACTTTCCATCCCTTCATCCTCTATTCGTTCAAGAAATATGAACATGACAATTCGACTTTAGCGAAGCTGCTCCTCAACCTAGAGAAGCTCGTCATCCGACGGATGGTGGTACGGGCGGAGACCAAGAGCTACAACAAGCTGTGCAGGGAGCTCATACAATCCCCTGACAGCATCGGCAAGAAAGCGGCCGAGATTACGAACATCCAGTTGTCGTCGGGGCTGCGGGGCATTTCGAACAAGTTCGCCTCGTTGCTGCTGTTCTGGATTGAGCTCAGGCGGAGGCATCTCGACAGCAAGCGGGACATCAAGGACCTAAAGTATGTCTACACGCTTGAGCATGTCATGCCCCAGAAGTGGGAAGAGCATTGGAGCGACATCCCAGACAAGAAGGATGCCAAAGGAACCAAGCTGAGTTCAGAGGATGCCAAGAAGGACCGCGCCGAAAAAGTCTACTGGATCGGCAACATGACGCTGCTCACTTCCGCTCTAAACAGCTCTCTACGGAACTATAGATTCGAGAAAAAGGTCACCGGCGAGGGACGCAAGAAGGGCATGAAGGACTACGCTGAGCTCGACATCACGCGTGATGACATCATTGCGCCGTTCGACGGAGGAGACAAGACTTGGGACGAGCAGAAGATCATTAGTCGGACAGCGAAGCTGGAGGGGGAGTTCAAGACAATTTGGGGTGTATGA
- a CDS encoding EamA family transporter yields MSQPADRATAAGLAALLIWSTSVALMRGMSESVGLLTGPALASLIGGLLALAWVRLRGGSVTAMLRLPPKYLYGCGALFISCNVGLYLAVGACADRSQTLVVALVNYLWPVLTVALSVPILGRKARAFLPWGCLVAVAGTAAALLGGAPHAAVDVGFWATGRGLFALAMGLVAAVSWGLYSNLARLWGDPERGAVPLFALATAAALGLLLLLRPETPRWSLRAVLEVATLGVASLMAAYALWDLGMRRGDHALLGVCSYFVPVSSTLFSALYLGVRPGWNVLAGCALVAAGALMSSRAMKT; encoded by the coding sequence ATGAGCCAGCCGGCCGATAGGGCCACGGCCGCGGGCCTGGCGGCCCTGCTCATCTGGTCCACTTCGGTGGCGCTCATGCGCGGCATGAGCGAGTCCGTCGGTCTGCTCACGGGCCCGGCCCTGGCCTCCCTCATCGGAGGGCTCCTCGCCCTGGCCTGGGTGCGCCTGCGCGGCGGCAGCGTCACCGCCATGCTGCGCCTGCCGCCCAAGTACCTCTACGGCTGCGGCGCGCTCTTCATCTCCTGCAACGTGGGTCTCTACCTGGCGGTCGGCGCCTGCGCCGACCGCAGCCAGACCTTGGTGGTGGCGCTCGTCAACTACCTCTGGCCGGTGCTGACCGTGGCCCTCTCCGTGCCCATCCTCGGCCGCAAGGCCCGGGCTTTCCTGCCCTGGGGCTGCCTGGTGGCCGTGGCCGGAACGGCCGCGGCCCTGCTGGGCGGCGCGCCCCACGCGGCCGTAGACGTCGGCTTCTGGGCCACCGGCCGCGGCCTCTTCGCCTTGGCCATGGGCCTGGTGGCGGCCGTCTCCTGGGGCCTTTACTCCAACCTGGCCCGGCTCTGGGGCGACCCCGAGCGAGGCGCGGTGCCGCTCTTCGCGCTGGCCACAGCCGCGGCCCTGGGGCTGCTCCTGCTGCTGCGGCCGGAGACGCCGCGCTGGAGCCTGCGCGCGGTCCTGGAAGTCGCGACCTTGGGCGTGGCCTCGCTCATGGCCGCCTACGCCCTCTGGGACCTGGGCATGCGCCGGGGCGACCACGCTTTGCTCGGCGTGTGCAGCTACTTCGTGCCCGTCAGCTCGACGCTCTTCTCCGCCCTCTATCTGGGAGTGCGGCCGGGCTGGAATGTCCTGGCAGGCTGCGCCTTGGTCGCGGCCGGCGCGCTGATGTCGAGCCGGGCGATGAAGACATGA
- a CDS encoding YgiQ family radical SAM protein yields the protein MSSPRFLPTTRAEMSALGWDELDVLLVTGDAYVDHPAFGAALLGRWLAAQGWRVGIAAQPRWDRTDDILRLGRPRLFAGASAGALDSMLAHYTAFRKKRSDDAYTPGGTSGSRPNRAGIVYAGLLKRAFPGLPVVLGGIEASLRRAAHYDFWSDSLRRSILLDSKADLLVYGMGERAVSELARRLADGGGLRGIPGTAFMGGPTDLPAGAACLRLPSYEELRADPKKLMRATLDLEAQMRSGSWALQEHAERAVVFAPPAEPLDSAELDRLYALPFTRLAHPSYREAIPAVEMIRFSLTAHRGCAGGCSFCALALHQGRRIASRSRQSLACEASALARRPDWDGSITDVGGPSANMWGASCAADPKACRRPSCLTPAICPNFQDDQEGLVELLRALRGLPGVKHVRVASGVRHDLALRSPAYCRALAAEFTGGQLKLAPEHACDAVLALMRKPAFKVFERFLSLFDQESRAAGKEQYVVPYLMSAFPGCTDGDMRALAGWLKARGWKPRQAQCFIPVPGTVATAMFYAGIDPEGRRISVARTDAERLRQHRILTEGWASPLRRRSPRSAPRR from the coding sequence ATGAGCTCCCCGAGATTCCTGCCCACGACGCGCGCCGAGATGTCGGCTTTGGGCTGGGACGAGCTCGACGTGCTCCTGGTGACCGGGGACGCCTATGTCGACCATCCGGCCTTCGGAGCGGCATTGCTCGGGCGCTGGCTCGCAGCGCAGGGCTGGCGCGTTGGGATCGCGGCCCAGCCCCGCTGGGACCGCACCGACGACATCCTGCGCCTGGGGCGGCCCCGCCTCTTCGCCGGGGCCAGCGCCGGGGCGCTGGACTCCATGCTCGCCCATTACACCGCCTTCCGCAAGAAGCGCTCGGACGACGCCTACACCCCGGGCGGGACCTCCGGCTCCCGGCCCAACCGCGCTGGCATCGTCTACGCGGGCCTGCTCAAGCGCGCCTTCCCGGGCCTGCCCGTGGTGCTGGGCGGCATCGAGGCTTCCCTGCGCCGGGCCGCGCACTACGACTTCTGGAGCGACTCCTTGCGGCGCTCCATCCTGCTCGACTCCAAGGCCGACCTGCTGGTCTACGGGATGGGCGAGCGCGCGGTCTCGGAGCTCGCCCGCCGCCTGGCTGACGGCGGCGGCCTGCGCGGCATCCCGGGGACCGCGTTCATGGGCGGCCCCACGGACCTGCCTGCGGGAGCCGCCTGCCTGCGTCTGCCTTCCTATGAGGAGCTCCGGGCCGACCCCAAGAAGCTCATGCGGGCCACCTTGGACCTGGAGGCCCAGATGCGTTCGGGCAGTTGGGCCCTGCAGGAGCACGCAGAGCGCGCCGTGGTCTTCGCCCCTCCGGCCGAGCCGCTGGACTCGGCGGAGCTCGACCGGCTCTACGCTTTGCCCTTCACGCGTCTGGCGCATCCCTCATATCGGGAGGCCATACCGGCCGTGGAGATGATCCGCTTCAGCCTCACCGCGCACCGGGGCTGCGCCGGCGGCTGCAGTTTCTGCGCCCTGGCCCTGCATCAGGGGCGCAGGATAGCCTCGCGCAGCCGGCAGTCCTTGGCCTGCGAGGCCTCCGCGCTGGCCCGGCGGCCGGACTGGGACGGCTCGATCACCGATGTGGGCGGCCCGAGCGCGAACATGTGGGGCGCGAGCTGCGCGGCGGATCCCAAGGCCTGCCGCAGGCCGAGCTGCCTGACGCCGGCGATCTGCCCGAACTTCCAGGACGACCAGGAGGGGCTGGTCGAGCTGCTGCGCGCCCTGCGCGGGCTGCCGGGAGTCAAGCACGTGCGCGTGGCCAGCGGGGTGCGCCATGACTTGGCCCTGAGGAGTCCCGCTTACTGCCGCGCTCTGGCCGCGGAGTTCACGGGCGGTCAGCTCAAGCTCGCTCCGGAGCACGCCTGCGACGCGGTGCTGGCGCTCATGCGCAAGCCGGCGTTCAAGGTCTTCGAGCGCTTCCTTTCCCTGTTCGACCAGGAGTCCCGCGCCGCGGGCAAGGAGCAGTACGTGGTGCCCTACCTTATGAGCGCCTTTCCCGGCTGCACGGACGGGGACATGCGCGCGCTGGCGGGCTGGCTCAAGGCCAGGGGCTGGAAGCCGCGGCAGGCGCAATGCTTCATCCCGGTGCCGGGGACGGTCGCGACCGCGATGTTCTACGCGGGGATCGACCCGGAGGGGCGGCGCATCAGCGTGGCGCGCACGGACGCCGAGAGGCTGCGCCAGCACCGCATCCTGACCGAGGGCTGGGCTAGTCCCTTACGTAGAAGGTCGCCACGCTCAGCGCCGCGCCGATAA
- the dacB gene encoding D-alanyl-D-alanine carboxypeptidase/D-alanyl-D-alanine-endopeptidase, translating into MGHACHDAKLALLLLCLSTSRELAAQGFPAAAEEIFAAKSLSSATVGALFVSVADGVTHYSRSPDLPLLPASTAKLASSAAALDFLKPEFSFATSFLIDKKDQGQKKLSVLVWRGTGDPSISGRGRASREEVFEVWASSLAALGVSQVKRLVLDTRYFEGPATVPAWPEDELAYWYEAETSPISFNDNCVDLEFRPAAKPGRRPQILLAPDYGYVKVKNKAKTGPADGPYTMGTSYHRKPDSNQVEFTGLIPADGQVRRDYASVHDPARFAAETLKRVWRRKGIEVSKIVLWEKAGLQEDELAPLLVWRSEPLAELVKIINKNSQNFYAEQLLKTLGKEASGHGSFAAGLEAVRAFLLRAGLTDAQFHLVDGSGLSEQDRFTASGLVRVLIHMRSTPLFPVYFESLAVPGVDRAAKDRMKGDPLASGMRLKRGTVGHARNLAGYLRSASGKLYAFAVLVNGADLDRRGVDEALDRLCLAAAHKLP; encoded by the coding sequence ATGGGCCATGCTTGCCACGATGCGAAGCTCGCGCTTCTGCTGCTCTGTCTATCCACGAGCAGGGAGCTCGCCGCCCAAGGCTTCCCGGCCGCCGCCGAGGAGATCTTCGCCGCGAAGTCATTGAGCAGCGCTACGGTGGGAGCCCTCTTCGTCTCGGTCGCAGATGGCGTCACTCACTACTCGCGCAGTCCCGACCTCCCCCTGCTGCCGGCCTCCACGGCCAAGCTGGCCAGCTCCGCCGCGGCCCTGGATTTCCTCAAGCCTGAGTTCAGCTTCGCCACCTCCTTTCTCATCGACAAGAAGGACCAAGGCCAGAAGAAGCTCTCCGTCCTGGTCTGGCGCGGCACGGGAGATCCGTCCATCTCGGGCCGCGGCCGCGCCAGCCGCGAGGAGGTCTTCGAGGTTTGGGCCTCCTCGTTGGCCGCTCTGGGAGTATCCCAGGTCAAGCGCCTGGTCCTCGATACGCGCTACTTCGAAGGCCCGGCCACGGTCCCGGCCTGGCCCGAGGACGAGCTGGCCTACTGGTACGAGGCCGAGACCTCGCCCATCTCCTTCAACGACAACTGCGTGGACCTGGAGTTCCGCCCGGCGGCCAAGCCGGGCCGCAGGCCCCAGATACTCCTGGCCCCGGACTACGGCTACGTCAAGGTCAAGAACAAGGCGAAGACCGGGCCCGCGGACGGCCCTTACACCATGGGCACGAGCTACCATCGCAAGCCCGATTCCAACCAGGTCGAGTTCACCGGCCTCATCCCCGCCGACGGCCAGGTCCGCCGCGACTACGCCTCCGTGCACGACCCGGCCCGGTTCGCGGCCGAGACCTTGAAGCGGGTCTGGCGCAGGAAGGGCATCGAGGTCTCGAAGATCGTGCTCTGGGAGAAGGCCGGATTGCAGGAGGATGAGCTCGCCCCCCTCCTGGTCTGGCGGTCGGAGCCATTGGCGGAACTGGTCAAGATCATCAACAAGAACAGCCAGAACTTCTACGCGGAACAACTCCTCAAGACCTTGGGGAAGGAAGCTTCGGGACACGGCAGCTTCGCGGCCGGCCTGGAGGCGGTGCGCGCATTCCTGCTGCGCGCGGGGCTCACGGACGCCCAGTTCCACCTCGTAGACGGCAGCGGCCTCTCCGAACAGGACCGCTTCACGGCGTCCGGGTTGGTGAGAGTCTTGATCCACATGCGCTCCACGCCGCTCTTCCCGGTCTACTTCGAGTCCTTGGCGGTGCCCGGCGTGGACCGCGCGGCCAAGGACCGGATGAAGGGAGACCCTCTGGCCTCGGGCATGCGCCTCAAGCGCGGCACCGTGGGCCACGCGCGCAACCTGGCCGGCTACCTGCGCTCCGCCTCGGGGAAGCTCTACGCCTTCGCGGTGCTGGTCAACGGAGCGGACCTGGACCGCCGCGGGGTGGACGAGGCCCTGGACCGGCTCTGCTTGGCCGCGGCGCACAAGCTTCCCTGA
- a CDS encoding N-6 DNA methylase, with the protein MFEQTFKQIDDVLREEAGCTTELDYTEQTSWLLFLKYLDGLEQDKATEAALEGKRYSFILDKAFRWDSWAAPKGKDGKLDHNAAKTGDDLRDFVNQKLFPYLHGFKQKASGPNTIEYKIGEIFGEIKNKIQSGYNLREIIDHIDELRFRSQTEKHELSHLYEDKIRRMGNAGRNGGEYYTPRPLIRAIIKVVKPKIGDRIYDGAAGSAGFLCESFVYLSAGKGLTTKDLDTLQTRTFYGKEKKSLAYVIAIMNMILHGIEAPHIIHTNTLSENLADIQEKDRYQVILANPPFGGQERKEVQQNFPIRTGETAFLFLQHFIKMLKAGGRAGVVIKNTFLSNTDNASTSLRKLLLESCNLHTVLDCPGGTFQGAGVKTVVLFFEKGAPTRKIWFYQLDPGRNLGKTNPLNDDDLAEFVKMQRTFAASPKSWMVDAKSIDQETFDLSARNPDGGEEVKHRSPKDILKDIAALDAESAAALGRIKALL; encoded by the coding sequence ATGTTCGAACAAACCTTCAAACAAATTGACGACGTTCTCCGCGAAGAGGCCGGCTGCACCACGGAGCTCGACTATACCGAGCAGACTTCCTGGCTGCTGTTCCTCAAGTACCTCGACGGCCTCGAACAAGACAAGGCGACCGAGGCTGCATTGGAAGGCAAGAGATACTCCTTCATCCTCGACAAGGCCTTCCGCTGGGACTCCTGGGCCGCGCCCAAGGGCAAGGACGGCAAGCTGGACCACAACGCGGCCAAAACCGGCGACGACCTCCGCGACTTCGTAAACCAGAAGCTCTTCCCCTACCTCCACGGCTTCAAGCAAAAGGCCAGCGGGCCGAACACCATCGAATACAAGATCGGGGAGATTTTCGGCGAGATCAAGAACAAGATCCAAAGCGGCTACAACCTTCGCGAGATTATTGACCACATAGACGAACTGCGCTTTCGCTCGCAGACGGAAAAGCATGAGCTCTCGCATCTCTACGAAGACAAGATCAGGCGCATGGGCAACGCTGGCCGAAACGGAGGAGAGTATTACACGCCGCGCCCTCTGATTCGCGCCATAATCAAGGTGGTCAAGCCGAAGATTGGCGACCGCATCTACGACGGCGCGGCTGGCTCCGCAGGCTTCCTGTGCGAGTCCTTCGTTTATTTATCTGCAGGCAAGGGCCTGACGACCAAGGACCTAGACACGCTCCAGACCCGCACTTTTTACGGGAAAGAGAAGAAGTCTTTGGCTTATGTCATCGCGATCATGAACATGATTCTGCATGGCATCGAGGCCCCGCACATCATCCACACCAACACGCTCTCGGAGAACCTGGCCGACATCCAAGAAAAAGACCGATATCAGGTGATCTTGGCCAACCCGCCATTCGGTGGTCAGGAGCGCAAGGAGGTACAGCAGAACTTCCCCATCCGCACGGGAGAAACGGCTTTCCTTTTCCTCCAGCACTTCATCAAGATGCTCAAGGCCGGCGGCCGGGCCGGCGTGGTCATCAAGAATACCTTCCTTTCGAACACAGACAATGCCTCCACGAGTCTGCGGAAGCTCCTGCTGGAATCGTGCAACCTTCACACGGTGCTTGATTGCCCTGGTGGGACTTTCCAGGGCGCCGGAGTGAAGACCGTGGTTCTTTTCTTTGAGAAGGGAGCGCCCACGCGAAAGATCTGGTTTTATCAGCTCGACCCGGGCCGAAACCTCGGCAAAACGAACCCGCTCAACGATGACGACCTGGCCGAGTTTGTAAAAATGCAGAGGACCTTTGCCGCCTCACCGAAGTCATGGATGGTGGATGCCAAGTCCATTGACCAAGAGACCTTCGACCTGTCCGCGAGAAACCCCGACGGCGGCGAGGAAGTGAAGCACCGCAGCCCGAAGGATATCTTAAAGGATATCGCCGCTCTGGATGCTGAGAGCGCCGCCGCGTTGGGAAGAATCAAAGCACTTCTATGA
- a CDS encoding thioredoxin family protein produces MLTESKMLPLGTKAPSFEMTDTVSGKTIGLKTFQAQKALLVMFICQHCPYVQHVKGELARLGKDYAAKGVGIVAISANDPKAYPQDAPKELAAFAKKEGFAFPLLFDESQAVAKAYSAVCTPDFFLFDQDRRLVYRGQLDDSRPGSGKAVTGQDLRAALDAVLAGKPVDARQRPSAGCSIKWKPGNEPAGR; encoded by the coding sequence ATGCTGACCGAATCCAAGATGCTGCCCCTGGGGACCAAGGCCCCGTCCTTCGAGATGACCGACACCGTCTCCGGCAAGACCATCGGCCTCAAGACGTTCCAAGCTCAAAAAGCCCTGCTGGTCATGTTCATCTGCCAGCACTGCCCCTACGTCCAGCACGTCAAAGGCGAACTCGCCCGCCTGGGCAAGGATTACGCGGCCAAGGGCGTGGGCATCGTGGCCATCAGCGCCAACGACCCGAAGGCGTACCCGCAGGACGCTCCCAAAGAGCTGGCCGCCTTCGCCAAGAAGGAGGGCTTCGCCTTCCCCTTGCTCTTCGACGAGAGCCAGGCCGTGGCCAAGGCGTACTCCGCGGTCTGCACCCCGGACTTCTTCCTCTTCGACCAGGACCGCAGGCTGGTCTACCGCGGCCAGCTCGACGACAGCCGCCCCGGCAGCGGCAAGGCGGTCACGGGCCAGGACTTGCGCGCGGCGCTGGACGCGGTGCTGGCCGGCAAGCCGGTGGACGCCAGGCAGAGGCCCAGCGCGGGCTGCAGCATCAAGTGGAAGCCCGGCAATGAGCCAGCCGGCCGATAG
- the hypE gene encoding hydrogenase expression/formation protein HypE, protein MKEEFTLSCPVPHAPGGTVTLAHGSGGRLMHQLIAKIFLSAFTDPALHEAHDGARLEPCQDRLAFTTDSFVVRPIFFPGGDIGSLSVHGTCNDLAMCGAQPMYLSCGFIIEEGLSLDALAQVAQSMSRAASEVGVRIVTGDTKVVERGKGDGLYLNTAGVGRILAPNPVSPERVRPGQVVIISGDVGAHGAAILSVREGLKFETALTSDAAHLWPAVRALLEAEADVACLRDLTRGGLATALNEIAQKSGCGISIDEEKVPVRREVEGACEMFGLDPLYMACEGRLVAFVPPDHRERTLTALRSAGCSPAVIGQVAEKPAGEVRLKTRIGVERVLDMSGKDCVRTQSFR, encoded by the coding sequence ATGAAGGAAGAATTCACCCTATCCTGTCCGGTCCCGCATGCTCCCGGCGGCACGGTGACTCTGGCGCACGGCAGCGGCGGCCGCCTCATGCACCAACTCATCGCCAAGATATTCCTCTCCGCCTTCACGGATCCCGCCCTGCACGAGGCGCACGACGGGGCGCGCCTGGAGCCCTGCCAGGACCGCCTCGCCTTCACCACGGATTCCTTCGTGGTGCGCCCCATATTCTTCCCGGGCGGGGACATCGGCTCGCTCTCGGTCCACGGCACCTGCAACGACCTCGCCATGTGCGGAGCCCAGCCGATGTATCTGAGCTGCGGCTTCATCATAGAGGAGGGGCTCAGCCTCGACGCGCTCGCTCAGGTAGCCCAGTCCATGTCCCGCGCCGCCTCCGAGGTCGGGGTGCGCATCGTGACCGGCGACACCAAAGTAGTGGAGCGCGGCAAGGGCGACGGCCTCTACCTCAACACCGCCGGGGTCGGCCGCATCCTGGCTCCCAACCCCGTTTCTCCGGAACGCGTGCGGCCCGGACAGGTCGTAATCATCAGCGGCGACGTGGGCGCGCACGGAGCCGCCATCCTCTCCGTGCGCGAGGGGCTCAAGTTCGAGACCGCCCTGACCAGCGACGCGGCGCATCTCTGGCCAGCGGTGCGCGCTTTGCTGGAGGCGGAAGCGGACGTTGCCTGCCTGCGCGACCTCACGCGCGGCGGCTTGGCCACGGCCCTCAACGAGATCGCCCAAAAATCCGGCTGCGGCATCTCCATCGACGAGGAGAAGGTCCCGGTCCGCCGCGAGGTGGAAGGCGCCTGCGAGATGTTCGGGCTCGACCCGCTCTACATGGCCTGCGAGGGCCGGCTCGTGGCCTTCGTGCCGCCCGACCATCGCGAGCGCACTTTGACGGCCCTGCGCTCAGCGGGCTGTTCCCCGGCGGTCATCGGCCAAGTCGCGGAGAAGCCCGCCGGGGAAGTGCGCCTCAAGACCCGCATCGGCGTGGAACGGGTGCTCGACATGAGCGGAAAGGACTGTGTCCGGACACAGTCCTTTCGGTAG
- a CDS encoding DUF4065 domain-containing protein: METGFCPHCEKTTTVTLHKRDENVRVKKAEVVINASLYVCDACKKEFATEAQEEANVGKAYDEYRRREKLLAPAAIRSIRRRYGLSQTDFSSWLGWGEITVHRYENGALPDAAHNELLWLLANPQNAKALLERNERNLNPATARMLKTKIAELLNTTGMDLILGDIGDYLSVSEPSQFNGNRKFDIERFENLVLYVLNKTKTCYKTGLNKFLWYVDFGAFRDLELSITGSQYLRWQYGPVPDGYEILYAGMICKKLFAVDETIMHNQPCEKFHSAKPPKTAMFTREELSVVDAWISTLKNKSSGDLMELSHNEKAFSETGHCKPISYHFAKDLKLACSRKVA; this comes from the coding sequence ATGGAAACCGGATTCTGCCCACATTGCGAGAAGACCACCACCGTGACGCTGCATAAGCGCGACGAGAACGTTCGCGTTAAGAAGGCCGAGGTGGTCATCAATGCGTCCCTTTATGTCTGCGACGCCTGCAAGAAGGAATTCGCGACGGAGGCGCAAGAAGAGGCCAATGTCGGGAAGGCCTATGACGAGTATCGGAGGAGGGAGAAGCTGCTTGCGCCGGCAGCCATTCGTTCGATTCGCCGACGCTATGGGCTAAGCCAAACCGATTTTAGTTCCTGGCTCGGTTGGGGGGAAATCACGGTGCACCGATATGAGAATGGCGCGCTTCCCGACGCCGCCCATAATGAACTTCTGTGGCTATTGGCGAATCCCCAAAACGCCAAAGCCCTTCTTGAGCGGAATGAGCGGAACCTTAACCCGGCTACTGCCCGTATGTTGAAAACAAAAATCGCGGAATTGCTTAATACGACTGGGATGGATTTGATCCTGGGGGACATAGGGGACTATCTGAGCGTCTCGGAGCCCTCTCAATTCAACGGGAACCGTAAATTCGATATCGAGCGGTTTGAGAACCTCGTGCTCTATGTGTTGAACAAGACGAAGACTTGCTACAAGACAGGGCTCAACAAGTTCCTGTGGTATGTCGATTTTGGCGCGTTTCGGGATCTGGAATTGTCAATCACGGGGAGTCAATATTTGCGATGGCAATATGGCCCGGTCCCCGATGGCTATGAGATTCTTTATGCTGGGATGATCTGCAAGAAGCTCTTCGCGGTTGATGAGACCATCATGCATAACCAGCCGTGTGAGAAATTCCATTCCGCGAAGCCTCCAAAGACGGCAATGTTTACGCGAGAGGAACTCTCCGTCGTCGATGCGTGGATATCGACACTAAAGAATAAGTCGTCTGGAGATCTGATGGAATTGTCTCATAATGAAAAAGCTTTCTCTGAGACGGGACATTGCAAACCGATCTCCTACCATTTCGCAAAGGATTTGAAGCTCGCGTGCTCTCGTAAGGTCGCCTAG